The Gemmatimonadota bacterium nucleotide sequence TCCAGATCCAAAAAAGGATGCGCCATAAGCACATCCAAAAGATCTTCACACACCTCGCCTTTGCCCGCAAGGGCGCCATCCCTATCGAAACTCTGTTTACCGCGCGTTATCGCCTGCACAACCCCATCAATGGCCATATTGCCAGGGCCTGTATCAAATGCAAAAATATCTGACACGCCACAGTTTGCAGGCAATATATTGACATTGGCAATACCGCCGATATTGAGCATCGCACGTCCCGCGTACTCAGACCGAAACAACAGATAATCCACCAGCGGGACAAGCGGTGCTCCCTGTCCTCCCACAGCCATATCCCGCGATCGAAAATCCGATACCGTCGTGATTCCCGTGCGCTCTGCAATCACCGAAGGACTGCCAATTTGCAGCGTTGATCTCACCCTCTTGCCAGCAACCACTGCGAGTGTGGGCAAATGGTGAATCGTCTGCCCGTGCGATCCAATCACATCGACTTGTCCCGCGCTGACATTAGCTTCCTTGCACACGCGCAGAGCCGCCTCTGCAAACCATTCCCCAAGCGCGGCATCCAGGCGGCAGATTGCATCGACCCGTCCATTTTCGCAAAGTGACAAAATCTCCCTTCTGACATCCTGGGGAAAAGGAACCTCGACATACCCGAGCAGACACAGATCAGATTCGCCGATCTCCACAAGCGCGGCATCCACTCCATCGGCAGAAGTTCCAGACATGAGACCGATTGCTTTCACCTCACGCTCCTATTTCGCGAACGGTTTTGACACCGCGAATAAAATAGTGATAAACGACTGATCCCTTGAAAAGACGCCGTTCAATCTCATCATCTCCCACGCTTCTGAACCGCTGGGCTTCGCGCCGTCGCCGCAAGATATTGAACGGATGCAGCAACACCCATAAAAGGCCAGCTATTGCCGCAACGGGATGTTTCCAATGACCCTTTAGCAACAACCCCAAATTTGCCAGTTCCATAGCGATGCGAATCGGGAATTTATACAACAGCCGCGAAAGGGAAAAATTTTTTAACAACATCACGAGTTGATTGCGGTGATTCAAATACGCTTTTCTATAACTCTCTGCACCCAGCGTAAATCCACCGTAGTGATATACGAGAGAATCGGGCACATAGACGATGCGATACCCCGCAAGGTGAAACCGCCAGGACAAATCGATCTCTTCCATATGCATTACAAAACCCTCATCGATCAATCCCGTTTTATCGAGACAATCCATACGCAAAAACATAGCCCCCCCAATAGCCCAAAAAATATCGCGGGGGTGATTGTATTGCCCCATATCTTCTTCGACGAATTCAAATATCCTGCCCTGACAAAACGTAAATCCCCACTTATCCATCAGCCCGCCAGCAGCCCCGCCATAATCAAACATTTTCCGATTCTGCAATGACCGCACCCTGGACTGACACGCCCCAATTACGGAATCGGATTTCAGGGCATCAATCAGCGGCGGCAACCACCCTTCGCCCACCTCCACATCCGAATTCAACAACATCGCATACGTCCCCTTTGCAACCTCCAAACCCCGGTTGCACCCGGCACCCATCCCCTTGCTCGGCTTCCCATTTCCCCCACCCGTTTTCACAATGCGAATATCCGGAAACTTTTCCAATGCCCTGTCCAGGCTGCCATCGGGATAAGGCTGATCGTCTGCTACAATAACTTCAAAAGGAATATCCAATGTCCGCGCATAGACAAATGCCAGGCATTCGGAAAGAATATCCCCCAAATAATGGGGGATGATAATTGAGACTAATGGTTTATTATTCTCTACCATCTGAAAATCTCGGACTTCCCCCATCAAAACACCACCTCTACACCCAATTCTTCAGCCGCTTTTTCCAAACCTTCCACATGGGTTTTATGCATCGGAATCCCCGTCTTTTCCCACGCTGCCTTTTTAAGCCACTCAATCTCACCTGGCACGTAAATGCGATCCACACCTTCCTTTGGACGAGAAGTCCGAATCGCCTGAATCATTCGATCAACTTCCAGTTTAAAATCAGACACATCGCAAAATGTCTCAATCTTGATCGCCTGAAAAAAGTGACTGGCCCGTCGCTGTCCCTGATATTCATCTTCCCGATTTACCGTTGCCAGGCAAAAAGGCAGAATACCGCTCAAAACATCCATCACCACATTTAGCCCCGATCCTTTTGCACCACCAGGAGCTACCAGCGCGTGCGCGCGACCGGGATCATCAGTCACCTGTCCATCCTCATCTAACACCCACTCGCCATCTAATTTTCGTCCGTACAAACGCATAGTGCCCACCCGACCCCAGGCGGACCGCCCCGTCGCCATATCCAGAACAATGGGATATTCCCGATTCGCCGGAATCGCATAAGCCAGCGCGTGATTGCCCAACAACCTGTCTATCCCGCCATAAGGCGCCACGCCCCGACTACTACTCGACACGCAAAAACCGATCATATCCCAGTCCAATGCCATCGTCGCATAACAGGCCGCTGCGCCGTAGTGACGGCTGTTTATAACTGTTGTCGCAGCAATCCCCAGTTTATCTGCTTTTGCAATTGCCAGTTGCATCGCCCGATAAGATGCCAGATGTCCCAAACACCCATCGCCATCTACCGTTGCCGACGCGGGTCCTTCGCGGACAACGCGAATTTCGGGTTTTGGATTTGTGTGACCCGTTTGAATGCGCTTTAAGTAACCCGGCACAGCACGCGTACCGTGTGAATGAACGCCGCGCACATCTGTCTCAACTTGCAAATCGGCCATCAACCGCGCATCTGCCCTCGGCACGCCAACCGCTTCATAAAGCCGTTGCGTCGTCTCTCTCAAATCGCGAACCTGAATCAACCGCTCCTGTTCGCCCGCCTCTGTCGGCGCAATACCATTCACGAGATCATGCATAAAAACCTCCAAATTCCTTGCTCAAATCATAGAGACATTTTAAGTTGTCAGCACATCCAAACACTCTCCGAGGTAAGACAGAAAAGGTGAAATAGGGGAGAGATTGGGTCGTCTTAATTTTACGTCTCACCTTTTATCTGTAAGGAAAACACCATGGATTACGATGTCATCGTCATAGGCGGCGGAAGTGCGGGATACGCCGCTGCGCGCACGGCACAAGAACTCGGTGCAAAAGTTGCCATCATCGACAAAGGGCCTCTCGGTGGTCTGTGCATCTTGCGCGGCTGTATGCCCACCAAAACCATTCTGCGCTCATCCGACGTCATGTCCTTAATGCGCCGCGCCAGAGAATTTGGCCTGCGCGCTTCTAATTTGCACGCAAATCTCGACGAAATCAACGACCGTAAACGCGCACTCGTCAATGAATTTGCAGACTATCGCATCGAACAGCTGCGCAATCCGCGATTTACGCTCATCAACGGCGCGGCGCAGTTTGTCAATCGCAACACCATCACAGTGGAAAAACAAAATATAACCGCGCGAAGTTTCATCATAAGCACGGGATCAACCGTTGCCGATATCGCCATTCCCGGCCTGGAAGAAGTCGGTTATATCACCAGTGATGAAGCACTTGAACTGCGGGAACTGCCAGAATCGATGATCGTCCTGGGCGGCGGACCTGTCGCAACGGAATTTGCGCAATTCTTCTGTCGTCTGGGAACGCACACCACACTTATACAGCGCAGCCATCACATTTTTAGCACCACAGACGAAGACCTCGCCCGTCCGGTGGAAGCCCGCTTCAGAGAAGAAGGCATGAAAGTCTTTACCGATACCCAATTGCAAAAATTTACAACCAAAAACAACGCCAAAGTCGCCCATTTTCACCACAGTGGCAAACTCCGTCGCGTTTCAGCAGACATAATTCTCCATGCCCTGGGACGTGTGCCCGCCATCCAATCACTCGCACTTGAAAGTGCCGGCGTAATCGTCGAGCGCGGACGTATTCTCGTGGATCATCACATGCGTACCAACGCGCCCAATATTTATGCAGCGGGCGATTGCACGGGACTATACGAAATCGTACACATCGCCGTTCAGCAAGGGGAGATAGCCGGTCACAACGCGGTTGAAGGAACCCAACAGCAACGCATTGACTACAGGCTCAAAGCCGAAGTGGTCTTCACCGATCCGCAATTTGCGTCTGTAGGCCTCACCGAAAAAGAATGCCGCGAGCAAAACATCCCTTATCGCGTTGCGTCCTACCCCTTTGACGACCACGGCAAATCCATGGTTCTGGGAGAACTTCATGGATTTGTCAAAATTCTCTGCCATCCCGAAACAGGCGAAATCATCGGCGGACATATCGTTGGTCCAGAAGCTGGCGAACTTTTTCACGAACTCATCGCCATCATGCACTTTCGCGGCACAGTACACGATCTCATGAGCATCCCGCATTACCACCCCACACTTGCAGAAATCCTCACCTATCCGGCAGAAGACCTCGTTGAAGAAATTCATTCCTCACTGTGAATAACCGGTTTTAACTGATAGGCGAGTATTGCGGCAAATGGGATAAATAGCAGGGAAATGCGAAACAAATTCTGATAGGAAATCCACGCGACCAGCAACCCGGCCAGCATGGGCAACAAGCCTTGCGGAAACATAAACATATTCATAAAGCTGGTGTAGGTCGGCCGTCGGTCAGCAGGCGCAATATCGAGGACATACGTCATGCGCCCCGAATACATGCCGCTTTGTGCCGCGCCGGAAAAAATGAACGTAAATGCATACACAACAACCCTCAAATTCACCTCTGTGCCCCAGAACCAGAAGGTCCGATCAGGCACATACACGATACATATCGGAATCAGAATAGATAGCGCGAGCAAGCAGGTACCGTACAAAAACAACGCCTGATTCCCCTTGTAACGCCCAACCCATGCCCACGCCACATTTGAAAAAACCGAGCTAAACTGCATAGCGATCACATAAAACCCAATATAAACCGCCCCTATGCCCAGACCGGAAATTGCATAAGGCACGTAAAACGGCCCGCCCATCATGCTAAAACCCCACAAAAATTGCACCATACACAAACGCCTGAAATTCACATCATCTTTCATCAGGCTCAGGCCACTGATCAAATAATTTTTCAGAGAAAGCTGTGCGCGCGTGCGCTTTTCAATGGGTTCGCGGATTATGCCAAATGTCAGCACAGCCAGCGCGGTGCCAAAACCAGAGAGCATAAATAATACCGCGTAATTATTCGGAAAAGAGAGACCGCTTTGCGCACTCAAAATATAGGAAATGAGAAATCCCGCAACCATGGACATCACACCGCCTGAAAATCGGCGCAGAGCAAAAACTTTTGCCCGATGCGACGCGGGAATCGCCTTGCCCATCAAATCCATCCACGGCACATTCATCACGCCCATCAGCGACGTTCCCAAAGCGTAAAATATCATAAATAAAAACAAAAAAAATGCGGGATTTTGCCCGCCAAAAAAAATGGTCATCACACCCACCAGAATCCACATCGCACTTCGAGCCATACCCGCCCAGATCAGCAAAGGCATCTTTCGGGGTTTGGGTTCGATAATTCGAGAAATAAAGACCTGAGGCCAGGCCCATCCCATTCTCATAAGCGCGCCAGCCATCCCGACCAGAATACTGGACGTGGTCAGCGTTTGCACAAATGCTGGCATCACCAGATCGGCGCTGATAAACGTGTAGGCCATCATCACCATACCACCATTGATCACCAGCAACCAGCTATTTCGGCGCGTCTCCCTTTGCGAGCGCCTCGCCGCCACCACATCGCGTAGCGGCGGTCCCCCATGCTGTGCCATTTCCATGATTGGTAGTCCTATAAGCAATCTGCACCGTCAATAATAGACTGAATATCCACAATCCCACATCCTGGTCCTTTGGGAATGCTCATCTTTCCATCTCGAATCTCGAGTGCGGGATCAAACCACTCGCGGTATTTTTCAATTCCCCTTTTGTATTCCTGATATCGACCTATATCCGGTGTACATGCGGCAAAGTGAAGCATATAAATAAACCCAAATCCACCAGAAATATGTACGGTCGTCGGCATCCTGGCCAGAGCGGCCATTCGCGCAACACGCGTCGAGCGAATAAGCCCTCCGTAATAATGCAGATCGGGCTGCACAATATCCACACCGCGATTGGCAATCATCCATCGAAACCTTCGGTCGCTGAATTCCTGCTCGCCTCCAGAAACGGGAATATCCAGTGTATCGGCAACGATCTTTGTATCCTCAAGGTGATCAAACGGACATGGTTCTTCAAAATAAACAGCTCCAATATCTTCGAGCATGCGTCCCACTTCAATCGCCTGCGGCGGATCGTAAGAACTATTGGAATCCGCGTGAATATCAATTGCATCACCGAGTACCTTGCGAGATAACGCGATCAAATTTGGTGTTCGCCCGGGCATGGCATCTGCGTTTTTGCTCATGCGCCCACCAATTCTAAACTTCACGGCTGGCGCACCCGTCTCGTCTATCAGATTCTGTAAATAAACCACCTCTTCTTCCGGTGTGCTATCCCTGCGTCCGCTCGCAACATAAAAGGGAACCCACTCGCGCACAACGCCGCCCAGAAGCTCGGGAATCGACTTTTGTGCAACCCGACCGAGCAAGTCCAACAGCGCCATCTCGACCCACGCCACACAACACCAGAAAGCCAACCCCTGCAATTTGTAATTGCTGCTGTGGCGGTACACGCCCCACAGATGGTCTTCGAGATCGCGGGCGTCTTTGCCAATAAAATAGGGAATTACCAATTTGTTGAGAATAGGATACACATGTTGCGCCCGCCCATTCGTAAATGCCAGACCCTCCGCACCATCTCTCGAACGCACATGCACATAATACTCTCGCTCATCTTTGAGCAACCGAATGGATTCGATCACAACCGATTCATCCAGCCCATCTAAGACCAGAACGGGTTTTTCAGCCGCCTCATCCAATGCCGCAATACTCGGTACCATTTTAAGTCCCCTGCCGCGAATTTTGAATTTTCTCTTGCAATTTTTCAAAATACAGATCTCGATCAACGGGAATATCGACCCAATCGTTCAGCCATGAAGACAAAAGCATCGCATTCGACAATTCAACCCCGTGAATGCCCTCAGCCCCGGGCGCGAGCAATGGGCTCCCATTCAATATGGCATCACACCAGTTGTTAATGATGCCGCGGTGCGCCCCGCCATCTTCGCCGAGAGGAATATCGAGTTTTTCCGCCCTGGGTTTTCCAAAACCGCCCGTATATCCCCGAGAAAATTCGCTCAGAGAAACATTTGAACGCCACCACACAATTTTATTGTTTTCCATAATCACCTTGCCGCGATCCGTCGCTATCTCCAGGCGATTACTCCCGGGAAACTCTCCGGTTGTGGTAATAAACACGCCCGTCGCACCGCTGTCGTATTCCACATATGCAGTGACATCGTCATCCACTTCAATATCGTGATATTTGCCATAGCTGATAAAAGCGCGTACGCGCGAAGGCATCCCGCAGATCCACTGCCACAGATCCAAATTATGAGGGCACTGATTCATCAACACACCGCCCCCCTCGCCCGACCAGGTCGCGCGCCATTCGCCCTTATCGTAATAACTTTGAGCGCGAAACCAGTTCGTGACGATATAATTCGTGCGCTGAATATCTCCCAACTCGCCAGAAGCCACCAATTCTCGCAATTTTTGATGGTGTGGGCGGGTTCGCTGATTGAACATCAAAGCAAACACTTTGCCACTTTTTTCAGCAGCCTCATTCATCTCATAAACTTGTCTGGTATATACGCCTGCTGGTTTCTCTATCAGAACGTGTAAATCGTTTTCAAATCCCTTTATCGCAAATGTCGGATGATCGTAATGCGGCGTCGCCACAATAATCGCATCAACAGCTCCCGAAGTGATCAACTCATCGCCATTGTCAAATGTCCGCACGTTTTCCCCAAGGTTTTCACGCGCCCACTGAATCCTATCCGGATCGACATCGCAGACCGCAGTCAACTCTCCATGCGGAATATCCCCCTCCGCAAAATACTTCGCGTGGCCTCCCCCTCTACCTCCAATGCCAATAATACCAACTCTCACCTTTTTCATACTATCAACGCCTCCTCTCTTTACCTGTCATCATCGCCCCTCGTGCTGCCGATTAAGTTGCGCCTTCAATGCGATTTCTGCCGCTTCTGTTGCAACAAAAAAATTTGCGGGATAACGCGCGTATTCCAAAAGTGACGTATAAATCGCATCTGCCTCATAGTTATTTAAACCCAATCCCGCCAAATACTGGAGCCGCATATTGCGATCCAGATTGATCTGCGCATCTGCGAGCCATTCGCCCAGATCACGCGCCCGCCCGGCATACGTCGAAAGCAACGCGATAGCTGATCCCAAAGACACATCATTCAGCGAATACCACACCTCCGTGTAATCCTCGCGGTCCAAACGCGCCTGCAAAGCATCGACATCGACGGATAGAGGTCCCTCTTGTCCCAACAGCACAACATCATACCCTTCGCCATCATCTTGATTGCCCCAAATTGTCCCGTGAGGAAACACCTCAAAAAAAGTCGCTATCTCGCTCTTAACCGCATCTAACCGCGACTCGTAAAGTGGAACCCATTGCGTCACAACACCTCCGGGATTCAAACGCTCTTTGCACAATTCAAAATACTCTTTCGAATACAGCGCGCCAGCACCCTTAACCCAGGGGTGAATCGGGTCTGAAGTAATAATATCGAATTTCTCATCTGTTGCCAGAAGATAATGTCGCGCATCGTCGATAATGATCTCCACGCGGGGATCTTTTAGCACATCGTAGTTCTCTGGGCCAAAATACACCTCAGCCGCAGGTGGAATCAGCGGCTCGATCTCGCAGATCACAATGCGTTCAACACCTGGATATAAAACATAAATTCCGGCCGTCACCCCCGCACCACACCCAACCACGAGCACAGAACGCGGCTCTCTGTGCATTAATGCCGAAAGATGCCCCAACAGGCGCTGCAAACGCATATCTTGCGGCTCGCTGGAAGCAACGATTTTTCCACTAACGTGAAAATTCCGCACGCCGTTATCCAACTCAGACACCGCAACCGATGCATTCATCCCCTCATCCGCGTAAATATATGTCGCATCCTCCCCCCAATCGAGAATCGCACGACCATAAGCGATCAGTGCTGGCGGCGGCCCCGGCATACTCCACACCAGCAAAACAACCCCCACCGCAACGCCTACCCACCGATCTGATCTGACCGTTCTATCCCCATCTCTCACCTGCCATAGCTCGCGTCCAAATATCAAAACAGCCCCAAATGCAGAAAGGATGAGCAACACCTGTTGCGCCATCTGCGTCCCCAAAAGCCCGATCAAAACCACACTAAAACCGAGCGCCCCTACAATCGCACCTGCCGTATTGGCCGCATACACACTACCGGCCAGCGCGCCGGGATCGCGCCCCTGTAAACGCGCAGCAGCAAGCGCCAGCGGAAAACTCATGCCCCACAGCATAGTCGCGGGGAAAATAGCCACAAAACAACGCAGCAAATCCAATTGAAATTGCACCGCATAAGTCCCACCCGATGTCCAGTAAGGAAGCAAATGAGAAAGCGCATAAGCCGCCCAAGCAATTGCGCCAACAAGAAGAAGTTGGCACCACCCAAGTGCGATTTTGGGATTTATTTTTGTGCGTGCAAAATATGCCCCCAGACTACTCCCTGCACCCAGTCCGATTAGAAAAACTCCCAGAATAATTGAAAAAGCGTAAACAGTCGCTCCCATCATCAGCGATAGCAACCGCGTCCAAATTACCTGAGCACCCAGCGCACACGCGCCGGAAATTGCAATCGTCACATAAACTCGCCAGGCCTCTATCATCCACAAACTGCGCGTGATTGTCTTTCTCATTGACGCATCGTACTCAGCCCATTGTGCCAACCCATACCCGACAAGTGCCACGGCCAAATTGAGCGCGACCGCCACATAAGTCGCCGTAACCACATCATACAGGCGCAGCAGATAAAACCCCGCAAACAAACATCCGCAAACAGCACCGGCAATATTGCCTCCATAAAAAAAACCGAGCCACGAAATACCGCGAGGCGTTGACTCTGTCCACCGCGCTATCGCAGGCAATGTCGCCCCCATCAACACCGTGGGAAAAAAAAGACAGATTGCACAGACAATCCCCCGCAGGAAGTGTCCCCACAATCCATAAGTTGCCACACCGATATAAACCTCGCCGATCAGAGGCAGTACGAAGAGCAAAATCAGGCCCATGGCACCAATACCCAACTCCAAAAGCGCATAGACCTTTAACGGGTGGTAGCGCGTTGAAATAATGCGCGAGAGCATCACACTGCCAACGCACATCCCGCCCATAAACGTCCCCAGCAATATGCCGAGAGAAATTGCCGAAGATCCGATGATCAGTTGCAGCATCTGAAACCAGACAATTTCATAAATGAGCGCGGCGCACCCACTTCCCACAAAGAGGATAACCAGAAAAGGCAAAAATTTTTGATTTGCGTTCATAGTATCGCTCATTGCCTTTCGTCTGCAAGCTGACGCATCGCCGCAGAATGGCTCACACCTTCAGCCCGCAGTCGCCTGTAAGCCGCTTCATCCATCCCTTCGGGATTGAGAAATGCGCGAATATCGTATCGTCCGGACACTTCAACGGGTAGCTTCCCCTCTTCGATCATCAATTGCAGCGGATAGCCCATTTCCTCAAGTGGCAGATGTACTACCCGATGTTGCCGCGCAGATTCAAACAGCGCCATCATAATCTCGACGGTCGCACGCGCCTTGCGCCCCGAAGCGCGGTGTTCCTCCCCCCCTTCTAACCACGCGATCAACTCGCGCACAGAAGCGGCGTTGGTCTCGCCGCCAATTGCGCGATGCCCCTCATCATCTACAATTTCCACATCCTGCCATCCATCGGTCGTTGCATTGAACAGGCGAACCGAGCTTTCGGTCACCTCCATCAAGCCCTCTGAACCGCGAATCTGAAAAGCCCCCGCATTTTCTCCCGGGCGGTTCAAATCCGCCTGGATCAAAGCCTGAGCCCCATTGGCAAACGCGACCAGCCCCATACACGCATCTTCAATCGGCGTATCGCGCTCAAAGCGATCAGTCTGCCGCTCGACAGCACCCATCACCCATTCGCCCTCTGGATCGTCCAATACAAACCGAATGCCGTCGATAGTATGCGTCGCCCAGTTAATCAACCCCTGCGCGACCTGTCCATGCACCATTATAGCATCGCCAATGACCTTCTCGCGCATCAAATCCCGCGCTTTTTCCCAACCGGGTGTAAAACGCCGCTGATGGCTGACCACCAGCCTTGTCCCATTTTTTTCACACGCATCCAGCATGCGATCTGCCTCGCCAAGGCCAATCGCCATAGGCTTTTCGCAAATAACACCCGGCACACCGCCATTCGCCGCGCCGATCGTACAATCCGGATGGAGAAGATGCCAGGTGCAAACGCTGACGATATCGAGGTCTTCTTTAGCTACCATATCCTCCAACGAAGCATAGGCATTGGGAATGCCAAACTCCTCGCAAAATTGCTCTCGTGCAACCGGATGGGGATCGGCGACAGCCACCATCTCTGCATTGGCCACGCGCAAATACCCATCGGCGTGACTGCGCGCAATTGAACCGCATCCAATAATACCGACTCTGTAAGTCATAGCGAATCCTTATCCTGATTTTTACGCAACCATTCCTCCAGCCACAATCCCGGATCCTCTGTGCTCGCACACTGGCGCAAAACCCCAACCGTAGCTTTCAAATTACTATCACACATCAGATACACGCGCGCAAAAACATCCGTGCGCTCCCGGTAAACCCGGTAAAGCGCCATCCGCGCATTGTTGAGTTCCCACGAAGGAAAGCGGGCATATAGCTCAGTCTTAAGGGGGAGCGTGTGAAATTCTGTGCGTGCGAAATCGAAAATCTGCTGGCGGAGCGTTATTTTCTGGGGAGAATCGGACTGGTAAAGTGAATCGAGACGGGAGGCAATATCGCGCATAAATTTGCGAAAAACAACACCATCTGCACGCTCGTCAAGCACCCGACGCACTACTTCGGAATCTGTGCCGTATTTGCGCTGCAACCACATCAATGCCCCGGTTTCACCGACAAAACTCGCCAGACTCTCATTAAAGGTAACATCCCCCTCAATCCACACCGTTGCATGCGTCAACTCGTGAATGATGAGATCGACCAGATTGCCTTCGGAATAGCGCAACATAGAGCTCAATACCGGATCGGAAAACCACCCCAGCGTGCTATATGCGCCCACTGGTCGCAAATATGTATCATACCCCTCAGCCACATATCGATCGCGCGCTTCTTCGGCTTTTGCACGATCAAAATATCCCCGGTAGGGAACAGTGCCCACAACAGGGTAAGACCACTCGAGCGGTTCGAGGCGATCTTTGGGGCAAACAACGAGATTCCACGACACCGGCCCGCGCCCGATATCGACATACGTAGTGTAATTTTCCGAGGTATTTAGACCAATTTCGCGTTGGGCAAACGCGCGAATAGTCTGCACGAGTTCCAATTTTGCGCGCTGATCGGGCGAAAGCTTTCCCGCCTCCAGCACTTTTTCAATGGATTCTGCTCGCCACAGAAGCGCGACCTGCCCTTTGAGCAACTGATAGAGATACCCGATCTCGGATCCGAACGCGAGAATGAGCAGAAACCCAAATAGTCGAACCATGCATAATGCTCACTGTTCCATGAAATAATAACAAATCATGTGTTGCAAAATAAGATGCATATCTTCGATGCGCCCCATATGGTCAGAGGGAATCACCACACAATGTTGAACGAGTTCCCTGAGCTTACCCCCTTCAAATCCCGTAAACCCAATAGTAACACAGCCCACATCGTTGGCATACCGCACCGCCCGCAACACATTTTCTGAATTTCCACTCCCACTTATTGCCAGCAAAACATCGTCGGGCTCTGCAAAATTTTTCAATTGCTCGACATACACATCTTCGTAACACAAATCATTGCTCAACGCCGTCATCCATTCCACATTATCCGTCAGCGGAATCGTCTTAAAACGCGTTTCGCGCCCAATTGAAGCCCCCTTGCCCATATCGTTCACAAAATGCGACGCCGTACTCGCGCTACCTCCATTCCCGATGGCATAAATTCTCTTGCGCGTATCTCTCGCTTTGCCAAATTCAGCTATAATACGGGCTATCGCCCCAGCATCCAGCGACTTGAGCAAAGCCAAATTTTGCGCGATATAATTCTCGACAAAAGCCTCCATCGCAATCCTCCTCAGGATAACTGAGCGGCTTGCCAACTCTCATCCAGCGCGTCGTGTGTTGTTTGCACGGCATCTTGTGCCGCCATTTCCCGCACCGACTGGCTAAAAGGCTC carries:
- a CDS encoding Gfo/Idh/MocA family oxidoreductase, whose translation is MKKVRVGIIGIGGRGGGHAKYFAEGDIPHGELTAVCDVDPDRIQWARENLGENVRTFDNGDELITSGAVDAIIVATPHYDHPTFAIKGFENDLHVLIEKPAGVYTRQVYEMNEAAEKSGKVFALMFNQRTRPHHQKLRELVASGELGDIQRTNYIVTNWFRAQSYYDKGEWRATWSGEGGGVLMNQCPHNLDLWQWICGMPSRVRAFISYGKYHDIEVDDDVTAYVEYDSGATGVFITTTGEFPGSNRLEIATDRGKVIMENNKIVWWRSNVSLSEFSRGYTGGFGKPRAEKLDIPLGEDGGAHRGIINNWCDAILNGSPLLAPGAEGIHGVELSNAMLLSSWLNDWVDIPVDRDLYFEKLQEKIQNSRQGT
- a CDS encoding fused MFS/spermidine synthase, yielding MNANQKFLPFLVILFVGSGCAALIYEIVWFQMLQLIIGSSAISLGILLGTFMGGMCVGSVMLSRIISTRYHPLKVYALLELGIGAMGLILLFVLPLIGEVYIGVATYGLWGHFLRGIVCAICLFFPTVLMGATLPAIARWTESTPRGISWLGFFYGGNIAGAVCGCLFAGFYLLRLYDVVTATYVAVALNLAVALVGYGLAQWAEYDASMRKTITRSLWMIEAWRVYVTIAISGACALGAQVIWTRLLSLMMGATVYAFSIILGVFLIGLGAGSSLGAYFARTKINPKIALGWCQLLLVGAIAWAAYALSHLLPYWTSGGTYAVQFQLDLLRCFVAIFPATMLWGMSFPLALAAARLQGRDPGALAGSVYAANTAGAIVGALGFSVVLIGLLGTQMAQQVLLILSAFGAVLIFGRELWQVRDGDRTVRSDRWVGVAVGVVLLVWSMPGPPPALIAYGRAILDWGEDATYIYADEGMNASVAVSELDNGVRNFHVSGKIVASSEPQDMRLQRLLGHLSALMHREPRSVLVVGCGAGVTAGIYVLYPGVERIVICEIEPLIPPAAEVYFGPENYDVLKDPRVEIIIDDARHYLLATDEKFDIITSDPIHPWVKGAGALYSKEYFELCKERLNPGGVVTQWVPLYESRLDAVKSEIATFFEVFPHGTIWGNQDDGEGYDVVLLGQEGPLSVDVDALQARLDREDYTEVWYSLNDVSLGSAIALLSTYAGRARDLGEWLADAQINLDRNMRLQYLAGLGLNNYEADAIYTSLLEYARYPANFFVATEAAEIALKAQLNRQHEGR
- a CDS encoding Gfo/Idh/MocA family oxidoreductase → MTYRVGIIGCGSIARSHADGYLRVANAEMVAVADPHPVAREQFCEEFGIPNAYASLEDMVAKEDLDIVSVCTWHLLHPDCTIGAANGGVPGVICEKPMAIGLGEADRMLDACEKNGTRLVVSHQRRFTPGWEKARDLMREKVIGDAIMVHGQVAQGLINWATHTIDGIRFVLDDPEGEWVMGAVERQTDRFERDTPIEDACMGLVAFANGAQALIQADLNRPGENAGAFQIRGSEGLMEVTESSVRLFNATTDGWQDVEIVDDEGHRAIGGETNAASVRELIAWLEGGEEHRASGRKARATVEIMMALFESARQHRVVHLPLEEMGYPLQLMIEEGKLPVEVSGRYDIRAFLNPEGMDEAAYRRLRAEGVSHSAAMRQLADERQ
- a CDS encoding aminopeptidase; translated protein: MVRLFGFLLILAFGSEIGYLYQLLKGQVALLWRAESIEKVLEAGKLSPDQRAKLELVQTIRAFAQREIGLNTSENYTTYVDIGRGPVSWNLVVCPKDRLEPLEWSYPVVGTVPYRGYFDRAKAEEARDRYVAEGYDTYLRPVGAYSTLGWFSDPVLSSMLRYSEGNLVDLIIHELTHATVWIEGDVTFNESLASFVGETGALMWLQRKYGTDSEVVRRVLDERADGVVFRKFMRDIASRLDSLYQSDSPQKITLRQQIFDFARTEFHTLPLKTELYARFPSWELNNARMALYRVYRERTDVFARVYLMCDSNLKATVGVLRQCASTEDPGLWLEEWLRKNQDKDSL
- a CDS encoding SIS domain-containing protein, with translation MEAFVENYIAQNLALLKSLDAGAIARIIAEFGKARDTRKRIYAIGNGGSASTASHFVNDMGKGASIGRETRFKTIPLTDNVEWMTALSNDLCYEDVYVEQLKNFAEPDDVLLAISGSGNSENVLRAVRYANDVGCVTIGFTGFEGGKLRELVQHCVVIPSDHMGRIEDMHLILQHMICYYFMEQ